TGTGACTATCTATGTGATAATTATTTGGCTTGATTTACATATGCAGATTTTGTGTTTCATCATGTGCTTTCACTTTCAGGTCATTTCTCCAACTTCCCAGGAAAGACTCCGTAAGGCTATGGATTCCCTTGAGTTACAAGACAATGAATATCACAGTAAGTGTATGCATTACCATGTTTGGATCTATGGAATCTTCATGTTTATGATCAATGCATGTTCTCCAAACTGGTTTAGATGGTGATGAATGATGATACCATGCTGGCCAAGTGGACAGGGTAtgccaaatattaaaaataaaaagccatactgaatgatataaataaaatatatggcAAATCCTGCGTCTCATAGGCAGGAGggatatatataaatcttttaaaatattttttacaatttttcccTGCAATGTTCATCCAAAAGAGAAGGAAATGACAAAGTAAAGAAAGCCTAACATGGAGTTCATGGAACTGCCCTAGTGGAAATCCAGTTGAATGGTCAGTAAGAATTCTTGACTATCATTTCTGGTTCCTGGTACAGTTTTGTAACAACTGTTATTTGTGGAACAACAAACAATTCCTGTGTGGCCAAAGAGCAGCTGAGGGTTTTCTAATCATATTGAATATAAGTAAAGAGTAATTTTCCTCTTTACAACTTTTTAACAGTAAGATCATTACTGAATGCTAAGATATAAGAGGTTCTTTTATTCAATgttcattttggtcatttgattGTAATTCCATTATGTAAACTCAgatttagttataatttttttatattctatttttgttatttgaaatatttacACATTCACTATCTAATATACTGTTTATGGGTTGTAATGATGTCAGATTGTCGTGGGAAATTAGATTTTGAGAAGAATAAAATTGGTAGAGTTGAAGGACCTGATCTGATCAGGGGTGCTGAACTTGGTATTAaccctcaacaaattacaaggaaaagaaagaatgataAGCGAGGCACCCCTCCCAAAATTGTCCACAAGGTTCCTAATCTTTCTGGTGCTGTACCACGTTTTAGCACTGGGTGCACCTCTATCCAAAGTTGTTCACAGAGTGCCATAGAATTCTCACAGCAGCAGATGAATGACTTTGAATGTCTTGCTGTGAAACTTACAAAAGAGTTGAAGTCCATGAAGGAAATTCTGGAAGAGAGGTTGCTCCCTGAAGCCTGTCCAGCATCTTCCTTCAAATATAATGTGGATAGGGTGAGTTATTATACAAATTGGAAATAGTTGTTTACTTTTTTGTGGGTAAAGAGGCATGGTATGCCAGCCTGGGTTTTGAAgccaaaatgttatttttttttttcaaaatttttaggaTGCCTTAATTCTGGTAAATATAAACCCAATTTACGTATTAGTTTTATTGCATATCTTACCATTAAAAGTGACTGGAATCCGAATTGCTATGCATCCTTGACACGGCAGTTGAATCAAATACATGTATACTCATACTTCCCTCTCTCATTTAATCTTTTGTTGTCTCATAATGGTCTGTAGAGGTATGTACTTGTCAAGTTGTCTAAATATTGGCTTGCTTGATCGATAGGGTTTGATTTTTCTGTATCTACTATACTTTTTCTAGTCCATTGTGTGAATTGTATGGATGTTTACAGTCCAAAGATTAATATACTTTTCCTTGTCTATTTTGGAGACTCTTTTTGAGCTTTGCTGCTCTCTTTCTTGGATTATTTGTAACTGGGTTCCATAGAAGTGAAAACTGGATCCATTATTGGTAAATCACATCCAACTTTGACAAAACTGCTGGGGATTTAACCTTGTATTTCACCTGTCTTTGTTTTAATGATCCTATAAATTTTGCATAATGCCTTTTGTCTCCTTCACAATACTCTCTTAAATGCTGATTATCTTGTGGGGTTGTATAGAATATACGTTCTTTGTTCTGCATACTCTAAATGGAAAATTTACAACTTCTATCTAAACTTTATTTAGgcaaaataattgtttttgcatacagattattataatataaaatgttttacataATTTTACAACTTCACACAAATGTGTGGGTGCATATAGAGATCATgcttttaaattctttatgtTGGCAGGCAAGAATGGCTATTAAGAATGCAACTCGAATTGAAGAAAGCACAAAGAAATGGCTTTCAATGATGGCAAGGGACTGCAACCGCTTTTGTAAAATCATGGTTTGTTCCTCTTCTCATactattgaatttaattggatcttgattttggaaacaaaaaagtttaattACTTGCTTTTGGTTTTATGGCATTTTTTAGAATTGCTTCTTATTATTAATTGCAGAGAATGACTGAGAAAGGTTCTGGTTATTCTGGAAATGTTGCCCAAAAGGAAAGGAAGGAATCTACTTCTGCTTATGAAGCAGTAGGAATTTTGGTCAACCAAGTACAGAGATTGACTGAGAcaggttcttcttcttctggaaATGTAGTCcacaaagagaagaagaaaattactTTTGCAGATGAAGTTGGTGGAGAGCTTTGCCATGTCAAGTTTTTTGAGGATGACATGATATCTTTGTCAGAATCTATTACCGACACTCAGGAATTGCCGGTTAATTAGCTTTGAGATACTTGGTTGTTGTACAATAGCATTTCTGGTATCTAATTGATAGAAGCAGAGGGAAATTGCTTGAGTCACGGAGGCTTTCCACAACGTTTACTGCACATAACTTCAAGGTAGGCCCGAAGCAGTGATATCAACCTCCTTTTCCTGTTATCTACTGATTCTTGTTCATATTTCCATTTATTTGCACTGTATTGTATGAAGAGAGCTAAATCTTGACATTGAGGGATTAGTGATTGCttaaaagataatttatttGAAGATTCATTTTTCATCTGTCTTTTGCTTTTAACATCAATTCAGTCGCCCTTTGTTAACTGCTGCAAATTATTATTTCatacaaaaaagaatataatatataCCCCCACACAACCATATCCGGTATCCCTATATTTCTCTTAATCCTTAAACCTCACGAACTGACTCAAATTTCCTTTCCTACTCTAAAACCACTTGGAAATTTTGGATGCTTTGCGTGTGTGTGTTGGGTAATCCTGGGTTCGTGTTATTAGTTCCTTTACTTGTGCCCAAGATATTGTGTTCACATATAACCTGCCGTTAGAAACTTAGAATGTTGTGACACAGTACGATTGATGTCATTACCGCTAAAGTCAATCATTGATGTTAGCGACAAAGATGGTTTTCGCATTATATGCATGGCGTGTTCGactataataactaataacgtACAATCACAatgtattgatttttatttttgataaatattaaatacacaGGTGACAGTTTTTTATCAttacaaacaaaccaaaagattaaattatgCCTAGAGGCTAGAGCTTATTGGCTTAGTGACAGGTCAACTGTTTATAACTGTATATATAAGATGAGCTCGGGTTTGCTTgctcaaaaaggaaaaaaaaatgagctcAGGTTTGCTTGAGTGAAGGGAAATGAGGATTTgaattaatttatgttttttctctATAGAATGACTTGGTAATATTATTGAACAACAAAAAGTTTAGAcaagataaaattattttaggcgtttaaaatttttaatttttcaaaaatgatatattgtacgcaattgcatattttttttcctttctatttatGAGTTTAGTTTACTTTCgatactttttttaattggtactttttttgttttaatgaaaaaactgtcacattactcactaactaaataaaatgtgaagattAAAATTCACTACTATTTatcattgtgtatttaaaataaaaaaaatcacaattaaaaaaGTACATAAGGAAAATAGACTACATTACTCAAACATATATGTCTATTGaatctgattaaaaaaaaacatatatttctaTTGTTCACCCCGTGAAATCCTCAACATATAGCcacaagaacaataaaaatatttataaaagtaATTAACTTTTAGCTTGAAGTCCAAAAGAAGCTCGGTTGTCCTCAGGTTCACAGAACAAGATTTCCCAAATCTCAGAGAAGGCTACGACAATAACTCCGTGATGTACGCGTGAATTCAAAGACAAAAAACAGTGCAAAAGTTCTTCCAAGTCTTTGGTCTCAAACATTTGCTTCTCCAGTATCATCTCCAACATAGACCTCTTGAAATCCTCGTACGGATTCTCTGTCTTCTTCACCACCGCATAGCTCTCCCTCACTTTCCCATTCTCACGCACACTACTACACTCACTTTCCAAAGCATACCTCCTCAGCTTCCGACCCTTTTTCACTTCATCACTTTTACTTATTTCCTTCTCTTTACATTTCTCACTTACACTCACCAAAGACTCACTCACAAACTCATTAGAACAATCCTTCGTAGAAACTGAGTTTTCTTTCTTCCACGTGTATTCTGctggagatgatgatgatgacgacgaCGATGATGATCCGGTGATGCTGCGGTACTGTGTGCATGGTTTTAATCGGCAGCCACAAGCGACTGATACGGTATTTGATGACACGTGGCGATTATTTGAGGGAGGAGGAGTGTGTTCTGGTGTTGAAGgtggggctttgaggtttgggtAAATGATGTCTTGTGCTGTGGGGTTGACCGGAGATAGCCGGTATATTGCCGGCGGTGATGGATTGACTGAGAGAGTGAGAAGGTGTTTGGGACGACAGAAATGGAAGAAAGGGAATTTAAGCTTGAAACGTTTATCCATGTCTGAAATGATTTTGAGGTTAATCAGCTAAGGCTGCTTAAGTTAAATATAGCgtgtatatatagtaaaagAGGGGCCGGCATTGAAAATAGTAACCATGCCCTTAGATAGAAAGTCTAACTAAGGATATGTTATTATATATGTGCATGGTTTATACTCTATAACCTGAAAGGAATGTTGAATTCCTTTTGTGAATGTAGCGTGGATTGGGCATTTTGCTTGATCAATgcgttttgtgtttttttagtgGTCCTTATGGGTATTgggattttattaaaaaataactataaaactcAAACCATATTATTAGTTAGGTAAGGTTTGaaacaaatttcatttctaaTAAATCGAGTCCAAAGGACTTGATTTTGCTCTGAGAAAATCGAGTGTGAGATACTCGATTTCCATTCCAAATGAGTATGGAAATCGAGTGTGAGACACTTGATTTCTAAATGCAAATTCACTGGGCAAAATCAAATGTAGAAATCTCAAATTGTTAGAAACCAAATATGTTTGAAACGTTGCCTAAATATAGATTgagttttatagttattttttaataaaaaccttTGTTCACGGACTACCAAACTTAGCAAAATACAGATTTTTAGGTAAATTTGGGTTCCACAGCACTAtttatacttttaaaaattattttgcaacaatattttcagtaataagtttttaattttcagcaaataagcggtattcaaacaCACTCTTAATGTTCGAAAAAGTTTGTGTAGTAGTTATT
This DNA window, taken from Quercus robur chromosome 2, dhQueRobu3.1, whole genome shotgun sequence, encodes the following:
- the LOC126712212 gene encoding transcription repressor OFP7-like, coding for MDKRFKLKFPFFHFCRPKHLLTLSVNPSPPAIYRLSPVNPTAQDIIYPNLKAPPSTPEHTPPPSNNRHVSSNTVSVACGCRLKPCTQYRSITGSSSSSSSSSSPAEYTWKKENSVSTKDCSNEFVSESLVSVSEKCKEKEISKSDEVKKGRKLRRYALESECSSVRENGKVRESYAVVKKTENPYEDFKRSMLEMILEKQMFETKDLEELLHCFLSLNSRVHHGVIVVAFSEIWEILFCEPEDNRASFGLQAKS